In Acidobacteriota bacterium, a single genomic region encodes these proteins:
- a CDS encoding glycosyltransferase family 4 protein, which translates to MRVLLDYRPALRARTGVGEYVHRTALALCETAAQGARVAVFSSSWKDRLASPAPGIDAVDARVPVRVLNWAWHRLAWPPVEWLAGDAAVAHSPTPLLLPASRAAQVVTVHDLFFLDHPDATQAEIRRDYAALVTDHARRADLVVTVSETVAAQVVQRLDVDPARVVTCPNGAPDWTPRSGVPIDGPVVFVGTLEPRKNVGGLLDAWEALISGGLRIPLLLAGGAPASAAPLLARLERAPLHGVVRHVGYLQDADRRAFYDAARVLILPSWDEGFGLPAVEAMAAGVPVVVSRRGALPEVCGDAAAYVEPDDPSGIATTMADLLASPERLDTMRARGAVRARHYSWHASAERLWAAYAGATARRAAR; encoded by the coding sequence GTGAGGGTGCTGCTCGACTATCGGCCGGCGCTGCGCGCCCGGACCGGCGTGGGCGAGTACGTCCATCGTACGGCGCTCGCTCTCTGCGAGACCGCCGCGCAGGGCGCCCGCGTCGCCGTGTTCTCGAGCAGTTGGAAGGACCGCCTCGCGTCGCCCGCTCCAGGCATCGACGCGGTGGACGCGCGTGTGCCGGTGCGAGTCCTGAACTGGGCCTGGCACCGCCTGGCGTGGCCGCCCGTCGAGTGGCTTGCCGGTGACGCCGCCGTGGCGCACTCCCCCACGCCCCTCCTGCTGCCGGCCAGTCGCGCAGCGCAGGTCGTCACCGTCCACGACCTGTTCTTCCTCGACCACCCCGACGCGACGCAGGCCGAGATCAGACGCGACTACGCCGCACTGGTGACCGATCATGCGCGACGCGCCGACCTGGTCGTGACGGTCTCGGAGACGGTGGCGGCGCAGGTCGTCCAGCGTCTCGACGTCGATCCTGCCCGCGTGGTGACATGCCCGAATGGCGCGCCTGACTGGACGCCTCGCTCCGGCGTCCCCATCGACGGACCGGTGGTGTTTGTCGGCACGCTGGAACCACGCAAGAACGTCGGCGGGCTGCTCGACGCCTGGGAGGCCCTGATCTCGGGAGGACTCCGCATTCCGCTCCTGCTGGCCGGCGGCGCGCCCGCATCAGCCGCTCCACTGCTCGCACGGCTCGAACGTGCGCCCCTGCATGGCGTCGTTCGCCACGTCGGCTACCTGCAGGACGCCGACAGGCGCGCGTTCTACGACGCCGCACGCGTCCTCATTCTGCCGTCGTGGGACGAGGGCTTCGGACTGCCAGCCGTCGAAGCCATGGCCGCCGGTGTGCCTGTCGTCGTGTCGCGGCGGGGCGCGCTGCCCGAGGTCTGTGGCGACGCCGCGGCGTACGTCGAGCCCGACGACCCGTCGGGCATCGCCACGACGATGGCCGACCTGCTCGCGTCTCCCGAACGACTCGACACCATGCGCGCGCGCGGTGCGGTCCGAGCACGCCACTATTCCTGGCACGCGTCGGCCGAGCGGCTCTGGGCTGCGTATGCGGGCGCGACGGCGCGACGGGCGGCACGCTGA
- a CDS encoding glycosyltransferase family 4 protein, translating into MRVAIDASELGGRPTGVGRYLRELIARWTRMPACDGSQLLLYAPFEAPATLDHSSGPGARTTWRVVGGARGTLWQQRDLARAVRADAVDVFFAPAYTAPLRLACPTVVSIHDVSFAARPEWYAWTHGLRLRLLARLSARRARAVLTLTRFSAAEITGHLGVSADRIHVVPLAVDYLDAPPVPQAPAAAVPVVLFVGSIFERRHLPLLIEATALARRRIPGLQLDVIGENRTSPRQDLERIAHDAGAADVLRLRDYVSDADLAAAYASASVFAFLSEYEGFGLTPLEAMRGGLPAIVLDTPVAREVYGAAATYVPLGDAQAVADALTRLVEDPVERAARIAAGDALVAGYKWNDAARRTWDVVVAAGGQSTGRRDVETPA; encoded by the coding sequence ATGCGAGTCGCCATCGACGCATCGGAGCTGGGTGGACGCCCCACGGGTGTCGGCCGGTACCTGCGCGAACTGATCGCGCGCTGGACGCGGATGCCCGCGTGCGACGGGTCGCAGCTCCTGCTGTATGCACCGTTCGAGGCACCAGCCACGCTGGACCACTCGTCTGGTCCGGGTGCGCGAACGACGTGGCGCGTTGTGGGTGGCGCGCGCGGCACGCTGTGGCAACAGCGCGATCTTGCACGCGCGGTGCGCGCCGACGCCGTCGACGTGTTCTTCGCGCCCGCCTACACGGCGCCGCTCCGGCTTGCCTGCCCCACCGTCGTCTCGATCCACGACGTGTCGTTCGCGGCACGGCCCGAGTGGTACGCATGGACGCACGGCCTGCGACTCCGCCTGTTGGCACGTCTCTCGGCCCGCCGCGCGCGCGCCGTCCTCACGCTGACGAGATTCTCCGCCGCCGAAATCACCGGACATCTCGGCGTTTCCGCGGATCGCATCCACGTGGTGCCGCTGGCGGTCGACTATCTCGATGCGCCGCCCGTTCCGCAGGCACCCGCCGCAGCAGTCCCGGTCGTGCTGTTTGTCGGGTCGATTTTCGAGCGTCGTCATCTGCCGCTCCTGATCGAGGCCACCGCGCTGGCCCGACGGCGCATCCCGGGGCTGCAACTCGACGTGATTGGCGAGAACCGGACGTCGCCCCGGCAGGATCTCGAGCGCATCGCGCACGACGCCGGCGCGGCCGACGTGCTGCGCCTGCGCGACTACGTGTCCGATGCGGATCTGGCGGCCGCGTACGCGTCGGCCAGCGTCTTCGCGTTTCTCTCCGAGTACGAAGGCTTCGGCCTCACGCCGCTCGAAGCCATGCGCGGCGGCCTGCCCGCGATCGTGCTGGACACGCCTGTCGCGCGCGAGGTCTACGGTGCGGCCGCCACGTACGTCCCCCTCGGAGACGCGCAAGCCGTTGCTGACGCGTTGACGCGCCTCGTCGAGGATCCGGTCGAGCGGGCCGCACGCATCGCCGCGGGTGATGCGCTCGTCGCCGGCTACAAGTGGAACGATGCCGCACGGCGTACGTGGGACGTGGTGGTGGCGGCGGGCGGCCAATCGACGGGCCGGCGCGACGTGGAGACGCCCGCGTGA
- the msbA gene encoding lipid A export permease/ATP-binding protein MsbA, producing MTVLLRLLRYAAPYRGRLVAAFAAMVAYAAASAGVVYLIKPIFDQALGNQSQLNTIALAIVSVYLIKGLGAYLSAYWMTDVGQRVVRDIRDQMFGHVLGQSAAFFSRRSTGQLLSRVNNDVNQVQQVVSQTMGDLIREGITLVAYVGLLFYHDARLALVSLTGAPVLIYPLVRLGQRVRRRGRRSQEQLEVLTHITAEAFGGHRIVKAFGAEAREQARFEEASQRVYRTNMQVTSTVSALPPLMEWLGGMAVAAMIWYGSSQIGQGRLTMGEFMLFVTTLFLMYEPIKRLSRVNATLQQAMAAAQRIFELLDTHTEVTDGPNAATMARPVCGVEFRDVSFAYADRERRRVLDGVSFRVNAGEIVAIVGLSGAGKSTLVNLLPRFYDVTGGAILIDDMDVREVTVRSLRSQIGLVTQETVLFDDTIAHNIAYGRPDASMAEIEAAARAAHAHEFIALLPERYETRIGERGGRLSGGQRQRLAIARALLKDPPILVLDEATSSLDAESERLVQDALQVLMRNRTSFVIAHRLSTVRSADRIIVLEHGRIVETGRHDELLARDGGVYSRLYALQVFGANGADSTPSATGSPAMSNAAPAMGEP from the coding sequence GTGACTGTCCTCCTCAGGCTCCTTCGGTATGCGGCGCCGTATCGGGGGCGCCTGGTCGCGGCCTTCGCGGCGATGGTGGCGTATGCCGCCGCATCGGCGGGCGTCGTCTATCTGATCAAGCCGATCTTCGACCAGGCGCTCGGCAACCAGTCGCAGTTGAACACGATCGCGCTGGCGATCGTCAGCGTGTACCTGATCAAGGGCCTGGGGGCCTATCTCTCGGCGTACTGGATGACCGACGTCGGGCAGCGCGTGGTGCGCGACATCCGCGATCAGATGTTCGGTCACGTGCTCGGCCAGTCGGCGGCGTTCTTCTCGCGGCGATCGACGGGCCAGTTGCTGTCGCGCGTCAACAACGACGTCAACCAGGTGCAGCAGGTCGTGTCGCAGACGATGGGCGACTTGATCCGCGAGGGCATCACGCTGGTGGCGTACGTCGGGTTGCTCTTCTACCACGACGCCCGTCTTGCGCTCGTGTCGCTCACCGGCGCGCCCGTCCTCATCTACCCGCTCGTCCGCCTCGGCCAGCGCGTGCGGCGCCGCGGACGGCGTTCGCAGGAGCAGCTCGAAGTCCTCACGCACATCACGGCTGAAGCCTTCGGCGGTCACCGCATTGTCAAGGCATTCGGCGCGGAAGCCCGCGAGCAGGCGCGCTTCGAGGAGGCGTCGCAGCGCGTCTATCGCACGAACATGCAGGTGACGAGCACGGTGTCGGCGTTACCCCCGCTCATGGAGTGGCTTGGTGGCATGGCCGTGGCCGCCATGATCTGGTACGGGTCGTCGCAGATCGGTCAGGGGCGCCTGACGATGGGCGAGTTCATGCTCTTTGTCACCACGCTGTTCCTGATGTACGAGCCGATCAAGCGCCTGAGTCGTGTGAACGCCACGCTCCAGCAGGCCATGGCGGCGGCGCAGCGCATCTTCGAACTGCTCGACACGCACACGGAAGTCACCGACGGGCCGAACGCCGCCACCATGGCCAGGCCCGTATGCGGCGTCGAGTTCAGGGACGTGAGTTTCGCCTACGCCGATCGCGAGCGCCGTCGCGTGCTCGATGGCGTGTCGTTCCGCGTCAATGCCGGTGAGATCGTCGCGATCGTGGGGCTCAGCGGCGCGGGCAAGTCGACGCTCGTGAACCTGTTGCCACGCTTCTATGACGTCACGGGCGGCGCGATCCTGATCGACGACATGGACGTGCGCGAGGTGACGGTTCGATCGCTTCGATCGCAGATCGGTCTGGTGACGCAGGAGACCGTGCTCTTCGATGACACGATCGCGCACAACATCGCGTACGGGCGTCCTGACGCATCGATGGCGGAGATCGAGGCGGCGGCGCGCGCCGCGCACGCGCACGAGTTCATCGCGCTCCTGCCCGAGCGCTACGAGACGCGCATCGGCGAGCGCGGCGGACGTTTGTCGGGAGGACAGCGACAACGTCTGGCCATCGCGCGCGCGTTGTTGAAGGATCCCCCCATCCTCGTGCTGGACGAGGCCACCTCGTCGCTCGACGCCGAATCCGAGCGACTCGTGCAGGATGCGCTGCAGGTGCTCATGCGCAACAGGACGTCGTTCGTGATCGCGCACCGGCTCTCCACGGTGCGCAGCGCCGATCGCATCATCGTCCTCGAGCACGGGCGGATCGTGGAGACGGGCAGGCACGACGAATTGCTCGCGCGGGATGGCGGCGTGTACAGCCGTTTGTACGCGCTACAAGTGTTCGGCGCCAATGGCGCCGATTCGACGCCGTCCGCGACAGGCTCACCTGCGATGTCCAACGCGGCGCCGGCGATGGGAGAACCATGA
- the galE gene encoding UDP-glucose 4-epimerase GalE, producing the protein MAVLVTGGAGYIGSHAVKALLAAGRRVVVFDDFSAGHRGACAALQTVAARDQLTVVEASIADTDRVAETCRTHDVDAAMHFAAWLSVADSVHDPAGYYRNNVAGSIGLFDGLCRAGVTRLIFSSTCATYGEPQRVPIDETHPQQPINAYGETKLAVERALPHFETAYGLRSVALRYFNAAGADPDGLLGEDHSPEIHIIPRAIFAARGTDSLHVFGTDYPTPDGTCLRDYIHVTDLADAHVRALESLEAGSPSARFNVGTGVPRSVTDVIDAVSRVAGRQVPHTFGPRRPGDPSTLFAANAAIREALGWEPRYAELDAIVGTAWRWFDAHPHGYGDRGSVC; encoded by the coding sequence ATGGCCGTGCTCGTGACCGGCGGGGCAGGGTACATCGGCAGTCACGCCGTGAAGGCCCTGCTCGCCGCCGGACGCCGGGTGGTCGTGTTCGACGACTTCTCGGCCGGTCATCGTGGCGCGTGCGCGGCGCTGCAAACGGTTGCGGCGCGCGACCAGTTGACGGTTGTCGAGGCGTCCATCGCCGACACGGATCGCGTGGCGGAGACCTGCCGAACGCACGACGTCGACGCGGCCATGCATTTTGCCGCATGGCTGTCGGTGGCCGACTCGGTGCACGACCCCGCCGGGTACTACCGCAACAACGTGGCGGGCTCGATCGGCCTGTTCGACGGGTTGTGCCGCGCAGGCGTCACGCGTCTCATCTTCTCGTCCACCTGCGCGACGTACGGCGAGCCGCAGCGCGTGCCCATCGACGAGACGCACCCGCAACAGCCGATCAATGCGTACGGCGAAACCAAGCTGGCCGTCGAGCGTGCGCTGCCGCACTTCGAAACGGCATACGGGCTGCGTAGCGTGGCCCTGCGCTACTTCAACGCCGCCGGGGCGGATCCCGATGGCCTGCTCGGCGAAGACCACTCGCCCGAGATTCACATCATCCCGCGCGCCATCTTCGCGGCCCGCGGCACCGACTCGCTGCATGTGTTCGGCACCGATTACCCGACGCCGGACGGCACGTGCCTGCGCGACTACATCCATGTCACCGATCTGGCCGATGCGCACGTGCGCGCGCTCGAATCGCTGGAAGCGGGCAGTCCGTCGGCGCGTTTCAACGTGGGCACGGGCGTGCCGCGCTCGGTGACGGACGTCATCGACGCTGTGTCGCGTGTCGCCGGACGTCAGGTCCCGCACACCTTCGGACCGCGTCGACCTGGCGACCCGTCGACGCTCTTTGCGGCCAACGCCGCGATTCGTGAGGCGCTCGGCTGGGAGCCGCGCTACGCCGAACTCGACGCGATCGTGGGCACGGCGTGGCGCTGGTTCGACGCGCACCCGCACGGCTACGGCGACCGGGGATCCGTCTGCTGA
- a CDS encoding UDP-glucose/GDP-mannose dehydrogenase family protein: protein MKIAVVGTGYVGLVVGACFAENGNDVICVDSNAEKVKALKRGKIPIYEPGLEEIVKRNAAEKRLTFTTELPAAVKASGIIFIAVGTPEAEDGSADLKHVLGVARDVARAMDGYKVIVDKSTVPVGTSERVREVMRKETSHPFSVVSNPEFLKQGAAVDDFLKPDRVVIGADDERGAKVMTELYAPFTRTGAPIMVMDCASAELCKYAANAMLATRISFMNEVARVCELYGANVDQVRRAVASDARIGPSFLFPGVGYGGSCFPKDVKAILKFSRDKGYDFKILDAVEDVNAQQKKKLLQMMRQRLRTLKGKTIGVWGLAFKPRTDDMREAPAITIIEGLLKAGATVQAYDPEARETARRIFGDRITYCRNAYDALKGADALALVTEWNEFREPDFARMKKRMKAPVIFDGRNIYKPDAIAAQGFTYYSIGR, encoded by the coding sequence GTGAAGATCGCAGTCGTGGGGACCGGCTACGTGGGTCTGGTGGTCGGCGCGTGTTTCGCGGAGAACGGTAACGACGTCATCTGCGTGGACTCGAACGCCGAGAAGGTGAAGGCCCTCAAGCGCGGGAAGATCCCCATCTACGAGCCCGGGCTCGAAGAGATCGTCAAGCGCAACGCCGCCGAGAAGCGCCTCACGTTCACCACCGAGCTTCCGGCCGCCGTCAAGGCGTCCGGCATCATCTTCATCGCGGTGGGCACTCCGGAAGCCGAGGACGGCTCGGCCGATCTCAAGCACGTGCTCGGCGTGGCGCGTGACGTCGCGCGTGCCATGGACGGCTACAAGGTCATCGTCGACAAGAGCACGGTGCCTGTCGGGACGTCCGAGCGGGTGCGTGAGGTGATGCGCAAGGAGACCTCGCACCCCTTCAGTGTGGTGAGCAACCCCGAGTTCCTGAAGCAGGGCGCCGCCGTCGACGACTTCCTCAAGCCCGATCGCGTGGTGATCGGGGCTGACGATGAGCGCGGGGCGAAGGTGATGACCGAGCTGTACGCGCCGTTCACGCGGACGGGCGCGCCGATCATGGTCATGGACTGCGCGAGCGCGGAGCTGTGCAAGTACGCCGCGAACGCGATGCTGGCCACCCGCATCTCCTTCATGAACGAAGTCGCGCGCGTGTGCGAGTTGTATGGCGCCAACGTGGACCAGGTACGCCGCGCGGTGGCCTCGGACGCCCGCATCGGACCGTCGTTCCTGTTCCCGGGCGTGGGCTACGGCGGCAGTTGCTTCCCGAAGGACGTCAAGGCGATCCTGAAGTTCTCGCGCGACAAGGGCTACGACTTCAAGATCCTCGACGCCGTCGAGGACGTGAACGCGCAGCAGAAGAAGAAGTTGCTCCAGATGATGCGCCAGCGTCTGCGGACACTGAAGGGCAAGACCATCGGCGTGTGGGGGCTGGCGTTCAAGCCGCGCACCGACGACATGCGCGAGGCACCGGCCATCACGATCATCGAGGGGCTCCTGAAGGCGGGGGCGACCGTGCAGGCGTACGACCCTGAAGCGCGCGAGACCGCCCGCCGCATCTTCGGCGACAGGATCACGTACTGCAGGAATGCCTACGACGCGCTCAAGGGGGCAGACGCGCTCGCGCTCGTCACCGAGTGGAACGAGTTCCGTGAGCCCGACTTCGCGCGCATGAAGAAGCGCATGAAGGCACCGGTCATCTTCGATGGCCGCAACATCTACAAGCCCGACGCGATCGCAGCGCAGGGATTCACGTACTACTCGATCGGACGATAG
- a CDS encoding YicC family protein encodes MTGFAAATRETPELSVDVTLRSVNHRHLDVQFRVPQSVQTFETALRTAIQQQVARGRVDVTIAVQERIEPVRTIAIDHELVRAVSEALTPVRESGLVTGALQPGDVLRLPQALVVREERAGVDGARLEAEVMGALDEALRALGVMRRTEGQFLASELEERRHALIALVDEVEGASRDGAAALEQRLIERVAELRRDLQVDEAAVAQEVVKVVSRSEIREELVRLRAHLAHWVELVAGDEPVGRKLDFLLQEMNREVNTIGSKAEGARASALVVTAKAELEKMREQVQNVE; translated from the coding sequence ATGACAGGGTTTGCGGCAGCCACGCGGGAGACGCCGGAGCTGTCGGTCGACGTCACGCTGCGCAGCGTCAATCACCGGCATCTCGACGTCCAGTTCCGCGTCCCGCAGTCGGTACAGACCTTCGAGACGGCGCTGCGCACGGCGATTCAGCAGCAGGTGGCGAGAGGTCGCGTGGACGTGACCATCGCCGTGCAGGAGCGCATCGAGCCGGTCAGGACCATCGCGATCGACCACGAGCTGGTTCGCGCCGTGTCCGAAGCGTTGACACCCGTGCGGGAGAGCGGACTCGTGACGGGGGCGCTCCAGCCCGGCGACGTGCTGCGCCTGCCGCAGGCCCTCGTCGTGCGCGAGGAGCGGGCGGGCGTGGATGGTGCCCGTCTGGAAGCAGAGGTGATGGGAGCACTCGACGAGGCCTTGCGGGCCCTCGGCGTGATGCGGCGCACGGAAGGGCAGTTCCTGGCGTCGGAGCTGGAAGAGCGCCGGCATGCGTTGATCGCGCTCGTGGACGAGGTCGAGGGCGCCAGCCGCGACGGCGCCGCCGCCCTCGAGCAGCGCCTGATCGAGCGGGTTGCCGAACTGCGGCGCGACCTGCAGGTCGACGAGGCCGCGGTCGCACAGGAAGTGGTGAAAGTCGTGTCGCGATCGGAAATCCGGGAGGAACTGGTCCGGCTGCGGGCGCACCTGGCGCACTGGGTGGAACTGGTGGCCGGGGACGAGCCTGTCGGCCGCAAGCTCGATTTCCTGCTGCAGGAGATGAACCGCGAGGTGAATACAATAGGCTCCAAGGCCGAAGGGGCCCGCGCATCAGCGCTGGTCGTGACCGCCAAGGCCGAGCTCGAGAAGATGCGGGAGCAGGTCCAGAATGTCGAGTGA